From Enoplosus armatus isolate fEnoArm2 chromosome 23, fEnoArm2.hap1, whole genome shotgun sequence, a single genomic window includes:
- the senp3b gene encoding sentrin-specific protease 3b translates to MRDSGGSLAQNRWQGDLGLTAVGQDDTGGGGIPGDHLIVPVSGHSVPSTMHLRLGQKEKVWTGEYVDEEEEDEAIGDEEEENNLDGEEEDEFEGKGWDNKEEEEEEEEDEDDEEEEEVEEEGYQAEVEWEIPDFPSQSTQYPHSQQHQHYGPQQKAEEGGDVTVEDSVSQAEAGDLFRTHLSRYRALRRLTRWQRLRSHGGLGFRLTQHWKSWRQRAQWACFQGHRWSRRGQRYNLYGKQKKIKRYQQSPYTDGEDGGNDERFTESERDKQINGCSPDKQEDRGRREVEVKPVELALTEEHMSCVTGILEESLQQYGSLIPIHVDDIVEKLQDIFNESFSQPHRKAVVQHLIQSFQRSSGSALAKTFRVNYKRHVLTMDDLGTLYGQNWLNDQVMNMYGDLVMDSVPEKVHFFNSFFYDKLRTKGYEGVKRWTKNVDIFQKDLLLIPIHLEVHWSLVSVDIPRRAITYFDSQRTLNRRCPKHIFKYLQAEAIKKDQQDFLTGWKGFFKMNVGRQNNDSDCGAFVLQYCKCLALGQPFSFGQQDMPRLRRQMYKELCHCKLTL, encoded by the exons ATGCGAGACAGTGGCGGTAGCCTGGCTCAGAACCGCTGGCAGGGAGACCTGGGTCTGACTGCTGTGGGGCAGGACGACACAGGAGGAG GTGGCATTCCTGGAGACCATCTCATAGTCCCAGTGTCAGGCCACAGTGTACCCAGCACCATGCACCTCAGACTGGGCCAGAAAGAGAAGGTGTGGACAGGCGAGTATgtagacgaggaggaggaggatgaggcgATAGGtgacgaggaagaagaaaataatctggatggggaggaagaggatgagttTGAGGGCAAGGGTTGGGATaacaaggaggaagaggaggaagaagaagaagacgaagatgatgaggaggaggaggaggtggaagaggaagGATACCAGGCAGAGGTGGAGTGGGAGATCCCAGACTTTCCCTCCCAGTCCACCCAGTACCCTCAttcacaacaacatcaacattatGGACCACAACAGAAGGCAGAAGAAGGTGGTGATGTCACTGTAGAGGATTCTGTCTCCCAGGCTGAAGCAGGGGACTTGTTCAGGACCCACCTCAGCAGGTACAGGGCCCTGAGGAGGCTCACGCGCTGGCAGCGCCTGCGATCCCACGGAGGCCTTGGATTTCGGCTCACCCAGCACTGGAAGAGCTGGCGCCAGCGGGCCCAGTGGGCATGCTTCCAAGGGCACCGGTGGAGCCGGAGAGGGCAAAGGTACAACCTGTACGGCAAgcagaagaagataaaaaggtACCAGCAATCCCCATACACCGATGGAGAGGATGGCGGCAACGATGAAAGGTTCACGGAGTCTGAGAGAG ATAAGCAGATAAATGGGTGCTCTCCAGACaagcaggaggacagagggagacgGGAAGTGGAGGTCAAACCAGTGGAGCTGGCCCTTACCGAGGAACACATGAGCTGCGTGACTG GTATTCTTGAAGAGTCTCTACAGCAGTACGGCAGTTTGATCCCCATCCACGTGGATGACATAGTGGAGAAGCTCCAGGACATCTTCAACGAGAGCTTCTCGCAGCCACACAG GAAAGCGGTGGTCCAGCACCTAATACAGTCCTTCCAGCGTTCGTCGGGGTCCGCCCTGGCTAAAACATTCAGAGTCAACTACAAGCGCCACGTTCTGACCATGGACGACCTGGGCACCCTGTACGGGCAGAACTGGCTCAACGACCAG GTTATGAACATGTACGGCGACCTGGTGATGGACTCTGTGCCAGAGAAG GTTCACTTTTTCAACAGCTTCTTTTATGATAAGCTAAGGACGAAAGGCTATGAAGGAGTCAAACGGTGGACGAAAAAT GTTGACATCTTTCAGAAGGATCTGTTGTTGATCCCCATTCACCTGGAGGTCCACTGGTCGCTGGTCAGTGTCGACATTCCGCGTCGAGCCATCACTTACTTTGACTCTCAGCGGACTCTGAACAGACGCTGCCCAAAG CACATTTTTAAGTATCTGCAAGCGGAGGCCATCAAAAAAGACCAGCAAGACTTTTTGACGGGATGGAAAGGCTTTTTCAAAATG AATGTGGGTCGCCAAAACAACGACAGCGACTGCGGGGCTTTCGTGCTACAG TACTGCAAGTGTCTGGCCCTAGGGCAGCCATTCAGCTTTGGCCAGCAGGATATGCCCCGGCTGAGGAGGCAAATGTACAAAGAACTGTGTCACTGCAAGCTCACCCTGTGA